In Anaerolineales bacterium, the following proteins share a genomic window:
- a CDS encoding DNA translocase FtsK yields the protein MQRPPRSQPAPEPESRSNWLDTLARFDDHFGKYARDAFGVFMLAAALMTFLALRKFTQGLILTPWADLLSLWLGWGAYLVVIAFGYVGFVSLYRGGTRLGWGRVFALEIASLLTLGLLAAIGGGSLTCAEAGADGGRIGWGLVTLFWRIDRLWGTLLLLILWILALMAGFGIWGWIECWLLKVAGEEAPVEVVSQPELAKEAKAEKPARQPRKKQSPALPAEFRKSLRAADQQDKKPSAPRNRDERLPSLSILLADQNARPDERTINQTAGMIEKTLAEFGIAATVIGFRVGPTVTQFAVQPGFMKKPGATEEEAQQMKVRVAQIASLQKDLALALSAERLRIEAPVPGKPYVGIEVPNMHSSVVRMRSILETDAFHKVGAPLAMALGRDVSGQPVVADLARMPHLLIAGATGSGKSVCITSIAACLAMNNPPEDLRMVMIDSKMVELLRFNGLPHLYGKVETNVERILGVLRWVVVEMEHRYRLLEGANVRDLEAYNRRISRKKEGGALPRIVVLVDELADLMMSAPDQTEHNLVRLAQMARATGIHLIVATQRPSTDVVTGLIKANFPSRLAFAVASGVDSRVILDTSGAETLLGRGDMLFLNPEVGAPTRAQGVMITDMEIERLIAHWKKAVDESKEAPPWEKLLSEPEENEDESLIEKAVVIVRQSQRASASLLQRRLRIGYPRAARLLDQLEEMEVVGPSQGGGKERDVLVAPLDEDELGEDKS from the coding sequence ATGCAGCGCCCGCCTCGCTCACAACCCGCGCCCGAACCCGAGTCGCGCAGTAACTGGCTGGATACTCTCGCGCGCTTCGATGACCATTTCGGCAAATACGCGCGCGATGCCTTCGGCGTTTTCATGCTTGCCGCCGCGCTGATGACCTTCCTCGCCCTCCGCAAATTCACGCAGGGGCTGATTCTCACGCCGTGGGCAGACCTGCTCTCACTGTGGCTGGGCTGGGGCGCGTATCTCGTCGTCATTGCGTTTGGATATGTCGGCTTCGTCAGCCTGTATCGCGGGGGGACTCGACTCGGCTGGGGGAGAGTCTTCGCGCTTGAAATCGCTTCGCTTCTGACGTTAGGCCTGCTCGCCGCCATCGGAGGCGGATCGCTCACCTGCGCGGAAGCCGGCGCGGACGGCGGACGCATCGGCTGGGGACTCGTCACCTTGTTCTGGCGAATCGACCGGCTGTGGGGAACACTGCTCTTATTGATCTTGTGGATACTCGCGTTGATGGCTGGTTTTGGAATCTGGGGTTGGATCGAGTGCTGGCTCTTGAAGGTCGCGGGGGAGGAGGCGCCGGTCGAAGTGGTGAGCCAGCCTGAATTGGCGAAAGAAGCGAAGGCTGAAAAGCCGGCGCGTCAGCCGCGTAAAAAACAATCCCCAGCCTTGCCTGCTGAATTTCGAAAATCCCTGCGCGCGGCTGACCAACAAGACAAGAAACCGTCTGCGCCGCGCAACCGCGACGAGCGCTTGCCGTCGTTGAGTATTTTGCTCGCCGACCAGAACGCGCGCCCCGACGAACGCACGATCAACCAGACCGCCGGTATGATCGAAAAAACGCTCGCCGAGTTTGGCATCGCTGCGACGGTGATCGGCTTCCGCGTTGGACCGACCGTGACGCAATTTGCAGTACAGCCCGGTTTTATGAAGAAGCCTGGCGCGACCGAAGAAGAGGCGCAACAAATGAAGGTGCGTGTCGCGCAGATCGCGTCCTTGCAAAAAGACCTTGCGCTCGCGCTGTCTGCTGAACGGTTGCGCATCGAAGCGCCGGTGCCGGGCAAGCCGTATGTCGGTATCGAAGTGCCGAATATGCATTCATCCGTGGTGCGAATGCGTTCCATTTTGGAAACGGACGCGTTCCACAAAGTGGGCGCGCCGCTGGCGATGGCGCTGGGGCGCGATGTGTCCGGTCAGCCGGTGGTTGCCGACTTGGCGCGTATGCCGCACTTGCTCATCGCCGGCGCGACCGGTTCCGGTAAATCGGTTTGCATCACCTCCATTGCGGCGTGCCTTGCGATGAACAATCCGCCCGAAGATCTGCGAATGGTGATGATCGACTCGAAGATGGTCGAGTTGCTGCGCTTCAATGGCTTGCCTCATTTATATGGAAAAGTGGAAACAAACGTCGAGCGTATTCTCGGCGTCCTGCGCTGGGTCGTTGTTGAAATGGAACATCGCTATCGTTTGTTGGAAGGCGCAAACGTCCGTGATCTCGAAGCGTATAACCGGCGCATCTCGCGCAAGAAAGAGGGCGGCGCGCTTCCGCGCATCGTCGTGTTGGTTGACGAACTCGCCGACTTGATGATGTCTGCGCCGGACCAGACCGAACACAACCTTGTCCGCTTGGCGCAGATGGCGCGCGCGACGGGCATCCATTTGATCGTTGCCACACAGCGTCCCTCAACCGATGTGGTAACCGGCTTGATCAAGGCGAACTTCCCGTCACGGCTGGCGTTTGCCGTCGCATCCGGTGTGGATAGCCGCGTCATCCTCGATACATCCGGCGCGGAGACACTGCTCGGTCGCGGCGACATGCTGTTCTTGAATCCCGAAGTCGGCGCGCCGACGCGCGCACAAGGCGTGATGATCACCGACATGGAGATCGAACGCCTCATCGCTCACTGGAAGAAAGCAGTGGATGAATCAAAGGAAGCGCCGCCGTGGGAGAAACTGCTCTCTGAGCCGGAAGAGAACGAAGACGAGAGTCTGATCGAAAAGGCGGTGGTGATCGTGCGGCAAAGTCAGCGCGCCTCCGCTTCGTTGTTGCAACGACGCCTGCGAATCGGATATCCGCGTGCGGCGCGTTTGTTGGATCAACTCGAGGAGATGGAAGTGGTTGGTCCTTCGCAAGGCGGCGGCAAAGAACGCGATGTGCTGGTCGCGCCGTTGGATGAGGACGAACTCGGTGAAGACAAGTCGTAA
- a CDS encoding GNAT family N-acetyltransferase produces the protein MFEIRPVVATDIPRLMALDHTSLSDYVWQLDLRREAGQAAASFREVRLPRAVEVAYPRSPFSFADDWTRRDLNLVASDAKSLVGYLSAQEDKTSAVARVTDLVVDAAWRRKGAASALLMAAHAWASERSVRRLILEMQSKNQNGIRLAQKFGYEFCGYNDQYYATQDVALFFAKAIK, from the coding sequence TTGTTTGAGATTCGTCCCGTTGTTGCAACCGACATCCCGCGCTTGATGGCGTTGGATCATACCTCGCTGAGCGATTACGTCTGGCAGTTGGACTTGAGGCGTGAAGCCGGTCAAGCCGCGGCGAGTTTTCGCGAGGTGCGTTTGCCGCGCGCGGTGGAAGTGGCGTACCCGCGCAGTCCCTTTTCGTTTGCCGACGATTGGACGCGCCGCGACTTGAACCTTGTGGCGTCGGATGCGAAATCGCTGGTTGGGTATTTATCCGCGCAGGAGGATAAAACCTCTGCGGTGGCGCGGGTGACCGATCTGGTCGTAGACGCGGCGTGGAGGCGTAAAGGCGCCGCGTCCGCTCTCCTAATGGCGGCGCATGCGTGGGCGTCCGAAAGAAGCGTGCGTCGTCTTATCCTTGAAATGCAATCGAAGAATCAGAACGGCATCCGTCTCGCGCAAAAATTCGGCTATGAGTTCTGCGGGTATAATGACCAATATTATGCCACGCAAGATGTGGCTTTGTTTTTTGCGAAAGCGATCAAATAG
- a CDS encoding purine-nucleoside phosphorylase: MTMFVTLEQIDQAADAIRSRTSYRPRVGLILGSGLNSLADSVQKADTIPFGDLPNWPRSTVEGHIGRLAIGELEGQSVMVMQGRVHFYEGYSISQIALPVRVMIRLGLEMVIVTNAAGGVNPEFVPGDVMLITDNLNLMGMTGANPLMGPNIAELGPRFPDMSQAYDRKLMDLARKAAVENQISLREGVYCGLSGPSFESPADLRFLKLAGADAVGMSTVPEVIVARHGGLRALGFSGISNKANLDGSTVTTHEEVIEAGKVITPKIEKIVRGVLRAL, translated from the coding sequence ATGACTATGTTTGTGACGCTCGAACAAATTGACCAGGCGGCGGATGCGATTCGCTCGCGGACATCCTATCGTCCGCGTGTGGGATTGATCCTCGGTTCGGGGCTGAACAGTCTGGCTGATTCAGTCCAGAAAGCGGATACCATCCCATTTGGCGATCTCCCGAATTGGCCCCGTTCTACAGTGGAGGGTCACATAGGCAGGTTGGCGATCGGCGAGTTGGAGGGGCAGTCCGTGATGGTAATGCAAGGACGTGTGCACTTCTATGAAGGTTACAGCATTTCGCAGATCGCGTTACCTGTGCGCGTGATGATTCGTCTTGGGCTTGAAATGGTGATCGTCACCAACGCTGCGGGGGGCGTGAACCCGGAGTTTGTGCCGGGCGATGTGATGTTGATCACCGACAACTTGAACCTGATGGGGATGACCGGCGCCAACCCGCTGATGGGACCCAACATTGCCGAACTCGGTCCGCGTTTCCCGGATATGAGTCAGGCGTACGATCGCAAATTGATGGATTTGGCGCGCAAAGCTGCAGTGGAGAATCAAATTTCCTTGCGCGAGGGCGTGTACTGCGGGTTGAGCGGACCGTCCTTCGAAAGCCCGGCGGATTTGCGCTTTTTGAAACTCGCCGGCGCGGATGCGGTGGGCATGTCTACGGTACCGGAGGTGATCGTGGCGCGGCATGGCGGTTTGCGCGCGCTGGGCTTTTCCGGCATTAGCAACAAAGCCAATCTCGATGGCTCAACCGTCACAACGCATGAGGAGGTTATCGAGGCTGGCAAAGTGATCACCCCGAAGATCGAAAAGATCGTCCGCGGCGTGTTGCGCGCGCTCTAG
- a CDS encoding GAF domain-containing protein — MKNESLSIQSKILLFLATVVSLTGQGFFLAPRVFEPGLKYLSALGNGLPAIVVLFLALFLYIAAVQSSARVNKQAWIFLGIQLIAVVGTILLTMGIASRAREVWFALSGAITLLTVLGALFALQTPKATGALHESDSSEFTESEANSLNERIEILTQRLNAEKQRTIQLTYLNELSKQLEAELEPEVAAQLAVNTLEHAIDCTVVSLMWHEPEKQRYVVLTSAGKNAGHIPPGYQQDSNQGVLGRTTRMRKIQTVNDTRLDPDFILVNKHGILSLISIPIMQLNRVRSVIEIGADKPFAFTSADIALAEDVATELTRAWERTSYHQRLKELIQAGISLTTLLDPQAAVQEIAMIARKTLEARFVFVTLLDQQGNFSRIASSGDAQKLAEALSANSNSEPVLKAALNATHPFRIRDARKYTRGGKLEIDNAALRSAIAIPIRLHRLSIGAILAFGKQDGVSFSENDESLADLLSSQAAAAIESSWLYQELRNTLNTTSMLYQLSVDVIQAEELSDAAKLISQAAYKLTNAKEAGIVLLSKQRTVEAEVEIDANGFHTRREHPQETIDQAIQTGQSIIISSDVGSLVCYPLLTRADIYGALWMNIPESRGQNFANLQTLANQAAVVLERAILLAESRRQAEELKEAYAELEITYDRTLTSLMSALDARDRETEGHSVRVSRLACMLAAEVGLSEKQIKSLERGALLHDIGKIGISDTILHKPDKLTDDEWKIMRVHPDIGARIVEGIPFLQDTVAVIRHHHERWDGSGYPVGLSGKEIPTQARIFAVVDVFDALTSRRRYREKSTADEALHYLKEQSGVLFDPDIVEALARLPYHEWTEHSEWVRS; from the coding sequence ATGAAAAACGAATCGCTTTCGATACAAAGCAAAATCTTGCTTTTCCTCGCCACAGTCGTTTCGCTGACCGGGCAGGGATTTTTCCTCGCGCCGCGCGTGTTCGAACCGGGGCTCAAATACCTCTCCGCGCTGGGCAACGGACTGCCAGCCATTGTCGTGCTTTTCCTCGCCTTATTTCTATACATTGCCGCCGTACAATCAAGCGCACGCGTAAACAAACAAGCATGGATATTTCTCGGGATTCAATTGATCGCGGTCGTCGGCACAATTCTTCTGACGATGGGAATCGCTTCGCGCGCACGGGAAGTCTGGTTCGCCCTAAGCGGCGCGATCACCCTCCTGACCGTCCTCGGCGCGCTCTTCGCCCTGCAAACCCCAAAAGCGACCGGCGCGCTCCATGAAAGCGATTCGAGCGAGTTCACAGAATCCGAAGCGAACTCGCTGAATGAGCGGATAGAGATTCTCACCCAGCGGCTGAATGCGGAAAAGCAACGCACCATTCAACTGACCTACCTCAACGAATTGAGCAAACAGCTCGAAGCCGAACTCGAACCCGAGGTCGCCGCGCAACTGGCGGTTAACACGCTCGAACACGCCATTGACTGCACAGTGGTTTCGTTGATGTGGCATGAACCGGAAAAACAACGGTACGTGGTACTCACCTCCGCCGGCAAGAATGCCGGCCATATTCCCCCCGGTTATCAGCAAGATTCCAACCAGGGGGTGCTGGGGCGAACGACTCGCATGAGAAAAATACAAACGGTCAACGACACCCGCCTCGACCCAGATTTTATTCTTGTGAACAAACACGGAATCCTTTCGTTGATCAGCATTCCGATCATGCAACTTAACCGGGTCAGAAGCGTGATCGAGATCGGCGCCGATAAACCGTTCGCCTTCACCAGCGCGGACATCGCCCTTGCCGAAGATGTGGCAACCGAATTAACGCGCGCTTGGGAACGCACGAGTTACCACCAACGGCTGAAGGAGTTGATCCAAGCCGGTATCTCGCTTACCACACTGCTCGATCCGCAAGCCGCGGTGCAAGAAATCGCCATGATCGCGCGCAAGACGCTCGAAGCGCGCTTTGTCTTCGTCACTCTGCTCGACCAGCAAGGGAACTTCTCGCGCATCGCTTCCTCAGGAGACGCCCAAAAACTAGCGGAGGCGTTAAGCGCCAATTCCAACTCTGAGCCGGTTCTAAAAGCGGCGCTGAACGCGACGCATCCGTTTCGGATCCGCGACGCGCGGAAATATACACGGGGAGGCAAACTCGAAATTGACAACGCGGCGCTACGGAGCGCGATCGCCATCCCGATCCGCCTGCACCGCTTGAGCATTGGCGCGATCCTTGCATTCGGCAAACAGGATGGCGTCTCGTTTTCGGAGAACGACGAATCTCTGGCAGATCTATTGTCCTCGCAAGCGGCGGCGGCAATCGAAAGTTCGTGGCTGTATCAGGAACTTCGCAACACCTTGAACACCACCTCCATGCTATATCAGCTGAGCGTGGACGTTATCCAAGCGGAGGAGTTGAGCGACGCGGCGAAATTGATCAGCCAGGCGGCGTATAAATTGACCAACGCAAAAGAGGCTGGTATTGTGCTTCTTTCGAAACAGCGAACTGTCGAGGCGGAGGTAGAGATCGACGCGAACGGTTTTCACACACGCCGCGAACATCCGCAGGAAACCATTGACCAGGCGATCCAAACCGGGCAGAGCATCATTATCTCCAGCGACGTCGGGTCGCTTGTGTGTTACCCCCTGCTCACACGGGCAGACATCTACGGCGCGCTATGGATGAACATTCCGGAAAGTCGCGGGCAAAACTTTGCGAATCTACAGACGCTGGCGAATCAAGCCGCCGTCGTGCTTGAACGCGCCATCCTGTTGGCTGAATCGAGACGGCAAGCGGAAGAACTCAAAGAAGCGTATGCCGAGTTGGAAATCACATATGACCGAACGCTCACTTCATTGATGTCCGCGTTGGACGCGCGCGACCGGGAAACGGAAGGACACAGCGTGCGCGTCAGCCGGCTCGCATGTATGCTCGCCGCCGAAGTCGGCTTATCGGAAAAGCAGATCAAATCGCTCGAACGCGGCGCATTGCTCCACGATATCGGCAAGATCGGAATCAGCGACACCATCCTGCACAAGCCAGACAAACTGACCGACGACGAATGGAAGATCATGCGCGTCCACCCGGACATCGGCGCGCGCATCGTGGAAGGGATTCCGTTTTTGCAAGACACCGTCGCCGTCATTCGACATCATCACGAACGGTGGGATGGAAGCGGTTACCCGGTGGGTTTGAGCGGAAAAGAAATCCCCACTCAGGCGCGTATCTTCGCGGTTGTGGATGTGTTCGACGCGCTCACCAGTCGACGCAGGTACCGGGAAAAATCAACCGCCGATGAAGCGCTTCATTATTTGAAGGAACAAAGCGGCGTACTATTCGACCCCGACATTGTCGAGGCGCTTGCGCGGCTCCCTTACCACGAATGGACCGAACATAGCGAGTGGGTCAGAAGCTAA
- the ltaE gene encoding low-specificity L-threonine aldolase produces the protein MNVIDLRSDTVTKPTPEMREAMATAEVGDDVYGDDPTVHRLEALAAQMLRKEASVFVPSGTMGNLIALLVHCQRGDEAIVGSKSHIYLNEAGGMSALGGIQPNPVPNQKDGTLALEDIRAGIRMADVHHPITRLICLENTQNACGGVALTAEYTRQVAEIARQNDLYLHIDGARIFNSAAVQNVDVKDLVAPADSVMFCLSKGLASPVGSMLVGAEKFIARARHLRKMLGGGMRQVGVLAAAGIISLERMTLRVAEDHRRAKALAEGLRGISGIILDENTPHTNMVYFNLANHVALDENDVVKQISKFGILVDWADKRRFRLVTHYEIDDAAVEKTIQAFAQTLG, from the coding sequence ATGAACGTTATTGACCTGCGTTCTGATACCGTCACCAAGCCCACGCCTGAAATGCGCGAAGCGATGGCGACAGCCGAAGTGGGCGACGATGTGTACGGCGATGACCCAACCGTACATCGGCTTGAAGCGCTCGCCGCTCAAATGCTGAGGAAAGAGGCTTCCGTATTTGTCCCATCTGGGACGATGGGGAACTTAATCGCGCTGCTTGTCCATTGTCAGCGGGGCGACGAAGCCATCGTTGGGAGCAAGTCGCACATTTATTTGAACGAAGCGGGCGGCATGTCCGCGCTGGGAGGGATTCAACCCAATCCAGTCCCGAATCAAAAAGATGGGACACTCGCATTGGAAGACATCCGCGCCGGTATCCGCATGGCGGATGTGCATCATCCCATCACGCGTTTGATCTGCTTGGAAAACACGCAGAACGCTTGCGGAGGCGTCGCATTGACTGCCGAATATACGCGGCAGGTCGCTGAGATCGCGAGGCAGAACGATCTTTACTTGCACATAGATGGGGCGCGCATCTTCAATTCCGCCGCGGTTCAAAATGTGGACGTGAAAGACTTGGTCGCGCCAGCCGACTCGGTGATGTTTTGTTTGAGTAAGGGTCTCGCTTCCCCGGTAGGCTCAATGCTCGTCGGCGCGGAAAAGTTCATCGCCCGTGCGCGCCATCTACGCAAGATGCTTGGCGGTGGGATGCGGCAAGTGGGCGTTCTCGCCGCGGCGGGAATCATTTCGCTCGAAAGAATGACCTTGCGCGTGGCGGAAGATCATCGCCGCGCCAAAGCGCTTGCGGAAGGCCTGCGCGGCATTTCAGGAATTATCTTGGATGAAAACACGCCTCATACGAACATGGTCTATTTCAACCTTGCAAATCACGTCGCGCTCGATGAGAACGATGTGGTAAAGCAGATTTCGAAATTCGGTATTTTGGTGGATTGGGCGGACAAGCGGCGGTTTCGGCTGGTGACGCACTATGAAATTGACGACGCGGCAGTGGAAAAAACGATTCAGGCTTTTGCGCAAACCCTCGGTTGA
- a CDS encoding RluA family pseudouridine synthase yields the protein MSERVIHFQYEKQTTERLDKFLVEVLPEFSRSRIQGLIADGFVDVNGSPARKAGQPLDAGAALTVRIPPPAPTDLVPEQIPLDIIFENDDLLVVNKPAGMVVHPAAGHASGTLVNAVLGYDPEIEGIGGEERPGVVHRLDKDTSGLILLAKNERAHRWLQDQFRLRKVEKTYLVLVDGAPPTPSGRVEAFIGRDPKNRKRMAVVSQAKGREAISEYKTLENFKSHTLLEFHPQTGRTHQIRLHCAFLKCPIAGDEVYGRKISTIGSKRHFLHAFRLKIVLPGEQETRTFEAPLPNDLQQSLDDLRKE from the coding sequence GTGAGCGAACGAGTTATCCATTTTCAGTACGAAAAACAAACAACAGAACGGCTGGATAAATTTCTAGTCGAAGTTTTGCCGGAGTTTTCGCGTTCACGGATTCAGGGATTGATCGCGGACGGATTCGTGGACGTGAACGGTTCGCCCGCGCGGAAGGCTGGTCAGCCGTTGGACGCCGGCGCGGCGCTTACAGTTCGCATCCCGCCTCCGGCTCCGACGGATCTCGTCCCCGAACAAATTCCCCTCGATATTATTTTTGAAAACGACGATCTGCTCGTTGTGAACAAACCTGCCGGGATGGTGGTGCATCCGGCGGCGGGACACGCTTCCGGCACATTGGTCAACGCGGTGTTGGGCTACGACCCGGAGATCGAAGGTATCGGCGGCGAGGAAAGACCCGGCGTCGTCCATCGGCTCGACAAAGATACGTCCGGTTTGATTTTGCTCGCCAAGAACGAACGCGCGCATCGCTGGTTGCAAGATCAATTCCGCTTGCGGAAAGTGGAGAAAACCTATCTCGTCCTCGTGGATGGCGCGCCGCCGACTCCTTCCGGGCGCGTGGAAGCGTTCATCGGCAGAGACCCCAAGAATCGAAAACGCATGGCGGTCGTCTCTCAAGCGAAAGGTCGCGAGGCGATCTCGGAATATAAAACGCTGGAAAATTTCAAAAGCCACACACTGCTTGAATTTCACCCACAAACCGGACGCACACATCAGATCCGCTTGCACTGCGCTTTTTTGAAATGTCCGATCGCGGGGGATGAAGTTTACGGTCGAAAAATTTCCACGATTGGCTCTAAGCGTCATTTTCTGCACGCCTTCCGGTTGAAGATCGTTTTGCCCGGTGAACAGGAAACGAGAACCTTCGAAGCGCCGCTGCCAAATGATTTACAGCAATCGTTGGATGACTTGCGAAAGGAATAG
- the lspA gene encoding signal peptidase II, whose protein sequence is MKRVFENYGMLMVIAGGIIALDQWTKSIVRANLPFSASWLPESLDWLSPYARIVHWHNTGAAFGMFQNGSMIFAALAFVVIGAIVYYFPQVEKHDWTLRLAMSMQLGGASGNLIDRLLHEGRVTDFISVGSFAVFNVADASISVGTVILLLGIYLQERAAKKEQASLGDSNHPSEAISK, encoded by the coding sequence GTGAAACGCGTGTTTGAAAATTATGGAATGTTGATGGTCATTGCCGGCGGCATCATTGCGCTCGACCAATGGACCAAATCTATTGTGCGCGCCAACCTGCCTTTTAGCGCAAGCTGGCTGCCCGAATCCCTCGATTGGCTCAGTCCGTACGCGCGTATCGTCCACTGGCACAACACAGGCGCGGCGTTCGGCATGTTCCAAAACGGGAGCATGATCTTCGCGGCGCTGGCGTTCGTCGTGATCGGCGCGATCGTTTACTATTTTCCGCAAGTGGAAAAGCACGACTGGACTCTGCGGCTTGCCATGAGTATGCAGTTGGGCGGCGCAAGCGGGAATCTCATTGACCGCCTCCTGCACGAAGGGCGCGTCACTGATTTTATTTCTGTCGGCTCGTTCGCGGTCTTCAATGTGGCAGACGCCAGCATCAGCGTCGGCACAGTCATTTTGTTGCTGGGCATTTATTTGCAAGAGCGCGCTGCCAAAAAAGAGCAGGCGAGCCTCGGCGATTCGAATCATCCCAGCGAAGCCATAAGCAAGTGA
- the alr gene encoding alanine racemase: protein MRPTFLQVNLSQLEKNISAIRAHVTPAKVMPMVKANAYGHGVDGVAPFIEPFVDYFGVATVEEGIHLRELGIKKPILVAGGTLTEQVPLFVRHDLTLTGSSIELLQTAEEVSRQAKKPIKIHLKFDTGMERVGLHEYEAEPFVEYSLRLKHVEVEGMYTHLANSELADRAYSKLQLERFAEILQIYEKRSEPVPALKHVNNSGGILNLPESNFEMVRAGILFYGVYPGDEADRVVDVKPALTWRSRVVYAKRTPPGRPIGYGSLWQAERETRIVTVPCGYADGYFRRMTNQAQVLIQGKKYPQVGRICMDQFMVNVGDDDVKVGDDVVLLGGGITTGDLARWAGTNEYEVLTNIGARVPRVFVAE from the coding sequence ATGCGCCCTACTTTTCTTCAAGTCAACCTATCTCAACTCGAAAAAAATATCTCTGCCATCCGCGCCCATGTGACTCCAGCCAAGGTCATGCCGATGGTGAAAGCGAACGCGTACGGTCACGGCGTGGACGGGGTCGCGCCGTTCATCGAGCCGTTTGTGGATTACTTCGGCGTGGCAACCGTGGAGGAGGGGATTCATCTTCGCGAATTGGGAATCAAGAAGCCGATCCTCGTCGCAGGTGGGACGCTGACCGAACAAGTCCCTTTGTTTGTTCGACACGATTTGACCTTGACCGGTTCGTCCATTGAATTGTTGCAGACCGCAGAGGAGGTTTCACGTCAGGCAAAGAAGCCGATCAAAATCCATTTGAAATTCGATACCGGCATGGAACGCGTCGGTTTGCACGAGTATGAGGCGGAACCTTTTGTTGAATATTCTTTGAGATTGAAACACGTCGAGGTAGAGGGGATGTACACACACTTGGCAAATTCCGAACTCGCCGACCGAGCGTATTCAAAATTGCAACTCGAACGCTTTGCGGAAATCTTACAGATCTATGAAAAAAGAAGCGAACCTGTTCCCGCGCTGAAGCATGTCAATAATTCGGGAGGGATCTTGAATCTGCCGGAATCCAACTTTGAGATGGTTCGCGCAGGGATTTTGTTTTACGGCGTCTATCCGGGCGATGAGGCGGATCGCGTCGTTGACGTGAAGCCCGCGCTGACGTGGCGGTCGCGAGTCGTGTACGCCAAGCGGACTCCGCCGGGGCGGCCGATCGGCTACGGGTCGTTGTGGCAGGCTGAAAGGGAGACTCGAATCGTCACCGTCCCGTGCGGCTACGCAGACGGCTACTTCCGTCGCATGACGAATCAGGCGCAGGTTCTCATCCAGGGTAAAAAATATCCGCAGGTCGGCAGGATTTGCATGGATCAATTCATGGTGAATGTCGGCGACGACGATGTGAAAGTTGGCGACGATGTTGTTCTGCTCGGCGGAGGGATCACAACCGGCGACCTTGCTCGTTGGGCCGGCACGAACGAGTACGAAGTTTTGACGAACATCGGCGCGCGGGTGCCGCGCGTGTTCGTCGCGGAGTGA